In Amblyraja radiata isolate CabotCenter1 chromosome 15, sAmbRad1.1.pri, whole genome shotgun sequence, the genomic window GCCAGACACGGTCACGGATTGTATGCAGGTTCAATCCCTCAGCTATCTCAGATGCTGGGGCAGCTGTCAGCAAATCTTGCTTGTTGGCAAAAATGAGAACAGCAACACCACTTAGTTTCTCTTCATCCAATAGTTCAGCGAGCTCCTGTATCCAAATTCCAAGTGAAAACGTTACATTTGACTGTTAAAACTAGAATGTATTTCAAGCAAAAGCTACAACACCTTAAAAACAAGAGTTCtattcctattattccaaatgccTCAAGTCCCACCACAGTGCCCAATGCATGGGATTTGGCACTGGATCTGTTGAAGTGCTGTGTTATATACAAATATGTCCTGAAATGCCTCATTAATAAAACAGTCAAGAAACATTTAAGCTGTTTACTGAAAATAATGCCGGAGTTGGGCTATATTTAATATTTTGTCTTTAGAATGTAGCTATACATTACAAGAACAAGTTTTTGTGAATGGGACATTATTTATTTATACTATTTGATAAATTTGCATTTGAACTGCTAATCTTGCTTTCATCTTTACCCCTCTGTTGTTATTTATTAACTTGAAGATTCTTCTCTCATTCTTGCCAGACTTGAAAATTTTTGCTTTCAATTCTTTCTTCTCCTCACTAAGTCATGAAGAAATCTTGATATTTCTTCAATTATGTATCTGTACCGACCATTGAAATGGAGAACAGTCATGAGCTATTTCAGAGGGCTTAATTGTTTCCATGCAACACAGAAGCAACTGTGGGTCATTTGGCTTCTTTACGCTTTCTGTGCCATTTTGTTCCATCGTGGCTGATTATCTATGCTCACACTATATTCCCACTCTTTTCCCGTGTTCTTTGATGCTGTTTACGTTTACAAATTCATCAGCGACTTGGTCTCGACCAAGGATCACCACTTGGACAAAGTATATTCTAAAGGTTCGCCACTTggagtgaagacatttctcctcatttcagcCTTAAACCATTTCTCCTATAACCTCATTCTAATTGCTCCAGTCAGAAGAATTATTGAGTCTGTCTAGTCCTGACAGAGTTTTCAAAGTATCAATTAGatcccttctcattcttctaaactcaaatgAATATAAAACTGACTTAATCTCTCCTTTCATGTCAGTTTCACCATCCCAGCCATCAATCTGGTGGATAAATATAAACCAAATCTATTTGCTTCTGTTTGTGAATTGGCCCTGTAGATTGTAGAGGGCACTGGAATAGGGTGTTTGCTGGCACACTAGAATATTGGAAGTAGACCACCCAGTTAATATTTGtgaattaagcccctgtcccacgatgcgagtttacccaagagttctcccaagttaaaaaaaaatcaaactcatgatacttcatcacgagtggaaatttttcacactgttgaaaaaacgtaatgagtttccgcatttcccgagtacctgccgttagcattacgagccgctacgagacatccacaaactccgcttgcatcgtgggacagggccttaaaacTCTCCGTCaatacataataacaataaactgcaggtgctggtttacaataagtaCAAAAGATACAAAtagatacaaaaatgctggagtaactcagctggtcaggcaacatctctggagtacatggataggtgatgcttttggtcgagactgaagaaagatcctgacccgtAATGTCAACTttccttgctgcctgacccgctgagttactccagcattttgcgtctttctCCAACAATACATATCAATTATTATAAGAAAATCAGGGATTTGTTTTGGTGACTGTTGAATGTATCCATCTTCATTTTTAGTTGCTGTGGGCCTAATTTTAGCGGAACAGATCTGGTAGTTTAGACAACTTGTGTACCATATCATGGACTGATATAGCTATGTGTATACCATTTCAGGAGGAATATTAAGCTCTTACCTGCCCCGTTTCTTCAAACCTTTTCCGGTCGGCACTGTCAATGACATagatctggggggagggggagggggaggggggggaagcaattttttaaattacaacCGTTAATTTACATAACACATCTGAGACCCCTTTTAAGACATTCCAAATGTATTAATCAAAGATATTTCTGAGATGTAATTTCTGTTGCAGGGTAGGACAAATTAGCAATCAATTGCACATTGTTAACATCCGCTCGAGCGTAGAGACACTTTGGTTTAATGTTACATACAACATTCAATACCTACAATATTTCATCATGCCCTTAGATCTACATTGAAGCATCAGTATGCCTTCTTTTGAGTACTCAGATCTCTGGGAATGGGACTGGAAATCACAATTAAATTTCTAATTGAAAGATAGTTGCCATTTCATTCAAATTAAGTAAAACATTGATATTACTCGGCAAGAATATggcagcttagtttagagatacgacgtggaaataggccctttagcccacgccGATCCACGATCATCCATACATTCGTTCCATCctacactttagggacaatttacagcagccaattaacctacaaacctgtacgtctttggagtctgggaggaaaccggagcagctggaggaaacccatgaggtcacagacagcgcccatcatCAGGATGAAActagggtccctggtgctgtaaggctgcacccaccggtagtaaagaaagcaaacccaatgctagcatttatttcaagagggcttgtatacaaaaacagggataataataataataataatacattttatttatgggcgcctttcaagagtctcaaggacaccttacaaagatttagcaggtagaggaaaaacatgtaaggggaatgaaataagtagtagagacatgactagtacacaaagtaaagacagaattcaattcaaaacacaatatgaggcaattaatgcacagatgaaaagggagggggacgtggggctaaagataggcagaggtgaagagatgggtcttgaggcgggactggaagatggtgagggacacggaattgcggatcagttgggggagggagttccagagcctgggagctgccctggagaaggctctgtccccaaaactgcggaggttggacttgtggatggagaggagaccggctgatgtggatctgagggaccgtgagggttggtagggggagaggaggtcagtgagatatgggggggggccagatggtggagggctttgtaggtgaggatcaggattttgtaggtgatctggtGGGTCATCCggtggatgtaatgttgaggctctataaggtgctggtaaggcagcatttggaatattgtgagcaattttgggcaccatatcagaggaaggatggagtgggtccagaggttgatcgcaggaatgagtaggttaacgttggtgagcgtttgtcagcactggactcgctggagtttagaagaatgagggggacctcattgaaagatacagaatagTGGAAGGCTGTGGAATAGTGGGAGAgattagaactagaggtcatagcctcagaattaaaggagatgagaatttttttctagtcagagggaggtgaatctgtggaattctttgccacagaaggctatggaggccttgCACATTAGAAAATTGAACAACACTTATGAGCCTGCCGCTGAgaaagggatacagcatggaaagaaacccttcagcccaccaagtccatgccgatcatcaatcacctgttcacactagttttatgtggtCAATTTTTTAATTCATTCCCTACACCCAAGGGGCAATATTACCTGCAAACACACAAACAAGTTCAGTCACTCTATTTGAAATGATTAGTGATAGAGGcaatttatgttcttcagtaataATCCAAACACAATAAATGGCTGATCACATTTGTTCATACTAGCAAAGGACGAGTGGAAGCTGTATTGAATGAATATATGAGTAGACTTAGAGCCCATAGGGCTACATGTTTTACAAAGCACCAGTAGTTCCCGGTGAGCCGTGCAGGCCCGATCCACCCGCCAAACTAAACACGCCACCGACTGGAACGCGCCCCGGTAGGCCCGACTCGCCCCACAGGACTGCAGAGAAGCTGGGTGtcgaggcctgtctgggccgaaggagcctcgaCGGCGGCAGTGGGAGCCTCGACATAGGCGGCAGTGGGGAAGACGTGGGGCCTCGGCAGCAGCGGGAGCCTCGGTGATGGTGGGGCCTCGCgatcgaccagcgatcagcaGTCGATGaacgtgaggggggaggggaagacaatgtggAGCCGGCGTGGGGTGACCGCCATTAAGAACAATGAagaacccttcagcccacggtgaagaacaatggaggacctggcgtggggggaccgccgtgtgggatggtgggagaacaaagagggcactctagatttagaatcctctgcccaggggatcagcctgcgtttgtttgtttgttcattcgtTCCGGTTAAGGCGCGGTGCACATGGCCGCCAGCCCACAGTtgcttttgtttttctttctttttttcctcacttttaatttaattttaatttcaagtttttgtgtaccttgtgtgttgtgactgttggcagaccaatttcccaccggggatgaataaagttctatcgtatcgtatagtaTCAGTAAATAAGTAATACTCACCAGAACATCAGTATTTTCAAAGTAGTTCCTCCAATACGGTCTAATTTTTCGCTGTCCTCCAATATCCCACACGTTCAATTTGAAACCTTGAGACTGCACACTTTTGATATTAAACCCCTGAGAAAGAAATAATGTATTTTTGTTCTGAAGTCTGCAGGTTTAAAGTACATAATATAGATATCATAAGAAAAATGCATACAGGGCTTTTAAACAGTGGAAAATCCAAATGCTTCTCTGACATACAAGGTATAAATTGATGCCGAGTCAAAAGGGATATTAGAAAACATTAGCTAAAACTTTGTCAAAATAATGCAGTTTAACAAGGTGTTTAACGCAGGATAGAAAGACGAACAGGTAAATGGTACTCAGTGGAATTATTCCAGAATTTCTGTGACTTTGCTATATGAAagctaggcacaaagtgctggacgaactcagcgggtcaggcagcatctgcagtggaaTTGGACATATGAAACTTGTGCCTTTGCTATATGAAAGCAAAGGCACCTACAAAAAGGGTAAAGGGGAGAGCAGATGCAGTGGAAGGAGAGGCATAAGCAACAGGAGGTAATGGAATGGAAGAATTGGAAGGTGAATAAAATTAAAGATCATACAGAGCAACCTTCATCTGCAAGtccaaatgaaaataaaaatataaatttgaAGAGTTGGGTGCTGGTGGCAACAATGACATCAACGCGAATAGGGAAAATAAATGAACAGGACACAATGTAGGTAGGCATTCAAGCATTTGTGTTTGGGGTTCGCTATAATTAATACAAGGTACTGACAAttggactgcaggtgctgatgCATGTGCTGATAGTTTGAGCAATCACTGGACTAAGATAGAAACTCAGGATAGCAGCTTGATAAAGAATGATAATAGTCTTTACAATCAACAATGATTTTCAAAATATCTATTTTGACAGGAATTATTCAGTATCTATAATATACTTGTATTAAAAGATGGAATCATGTCAAATCTTAATAAAACATTTCAGTCTTTCATTTTAATACATCTCAATCTTGTAACAAGGCAACTTAACATTTAACATAGAATAAAACGGCACAGgaacaatcccttcagcccacaatgtccatgtggaacatgatgccaagttaacttCTACCTCAAAGAAGTACAATGACTAACCTGTAATGTCTCCAGAATCTGTGAAGCACGATAACATTTGCAACCACATCAAATAATCTTAAAATCTTAATAATGAGGAGAAGCTACATTGCATTTCAAAACCCAAGTTATCTAAACAGCTTACTTATaaaatattatttacagtgtgCAGTTCTTAATTTATCTGTACATTATGTGGGACAAAACTGTGAATCGCTCAAGTCCGCTGCTTTTCCGGAACATTTAAGGCAACAACATATGGTATTATCTTGAGACGCATTCTGTACGATTTCTCTACATGGAAGGGAATCATAAATGGTGCACGTTTCATCTGAGGCTGTGGGTTAATCGGTTTtggagtgaaaagcttctgcTTTTTGATAGGGTGATTATCCGCTTAGAATGGTAGCTGACAGAAGGTTATGTaatagattcttcccagctgagtTGCAAACTTGTTTTCCCTACACCAGAAAACCTCAGCATAGAACATTCTTTCtgatttgaaacatttaagaatTAGTTGAATTGTCATGCAATTTAAACATGGCAATTTAGTCCTTCACACTACAGTTCCAAGAAAATGCTATTATTAGTACTGATTTTAATCGATGGAATGTTTTTAAAcaaacatttaacataaacaaaaAGATTCCAAGCTGATGAAAGAATGCAGCTCCAACTGTTTACAGCTGCATAACCAACCGATCAAGACTATGACTGCTACACATGGTCATTTAGCCCATGTATGCTCACAATCTGGCCCAAACAGATGGATGGCAacacgtgtaagaaggaactgcagatgctagtttacaccgaagatagacacaaaatgctgccatttcgagtctgaagaagtgttgacccaaaacatcacctattccttttctccagagatgctgcctgactcgctgagttactccagcatttgtgtctaccttggatggCAGCACTGTGTATCTTCCTTTTTCAGCTCTCAGTACAAATCCATATAACATTGTTGTTTCTGCATCAAATACTGCTTGCTGTATGTCAGATGTAAGAACTCTAGCACTGAAACAGTTGTAGCAGGTACAGTAGTAGGGAGCAGTAGCAgtgcagagagagaaagaagtATCACCAAGATAAGAGCTTGTTAGTATGTGATTTGTAACATTAAGGAACAGCTATAGGATAAAGAGAGGGGAAAGACCCATTTACAAgacacaagatacatttatttgtcacatgtatcaattggtacagtgaaatgtgtggtcgccatacagccatacgaataataaagagcacaaaaCACGATagtttttaacacagacatccccatacagtgggatcaaagtttcccactgtgagggaaggctccaaaattcagttatCCTCCtttgttgtcctcccgtggtccgggggctcccgaaccccccgctgtcgctgctacgggcggcccgatgttcaggcccgctcgccggggtgatggaagtctgacattgggactggaggacatcctcagtgGCTTGGGCATCCGAATTGgctacctcctaccggagtccatggctcccgaagtccacaggcctcgctgggcggagattcaacactgacggccctcggcaaagggccccaggactccgcgatgttgaagtcagcgccacccgcgctggaagctctacaagccacagctccgatgttgaagcagcaggcccaacactccggagcttcaacagcGATCCAGGTAAGCAATTGCCCGCTCCGGGATGTATCCAGTGCTGCgtcgctgctgctgaagctctggtctgggaccccggcaggaaaggccactccaatccaggtggtaggccgcaaggagggggggcgagggcgCGACTCAGAAAATAGTCGCGTCcttgccaggaagtgactgggtaacggttttccccttaccctacccccctcccccaagtagaaaagctaaagaaatctccaaaacaaactttttaaactgactaaaaaaaaaaaagactgaaaaacagacactctaggcagaggctgccatcaatgcggcacCCCTAGTGGCCTTTGGGTCAGTGGGTGGGTAGAGATAGCAGAAAGATGGTGAGCATGGGTAATGGAGGGGAAAAATAAGGCACAAGAGTAAAAGGGATTTTaaaagagatacagcattgaaatgggcctttcagcccaccaaatccatgctaaccattgatcagcctttcacgctaattctatgttatcccactttcacatctactccctacacactatggtcaatttacctacaaacccactcgtctttcgggtgtgggaggaaacctgagcactctGATGAAGTCCATGTGGGCAAGATAGCACCTCAACCaggtgcaccactgtgccaccctaataaaaataataaaagtttGGACCATCGTTAAaggtgatataataataataataataaattttatatttaatgggcgcctttcatacaaaatctcaaggacaccttacatagtaatcggaataaaaacatataatcggagtaaaacaagtaattaaagacatcacaatgacacaaattaaaaacagaattcaatccaaaaacagaaaatcaaaaacacagtgtgaagagagagcagcggcaaccaattcgtgccagcgtccactctcccttcacggcagccatcttggacacagacctacaagactacagttagacaaaaaaaatcatccccccacagtggatagcactgtggaggaaggcacaatgtccagtccccaccccatgttcaccccaaagtcaggcctattgaggccaccgcagttgcctctacggaggcccgatgtccctggccgttctcaccgggtggtcttgccccggcgtcgggagagtcctttcggcggctgggccacttggaacggccgcttcttggttggagcccgcggctgccgaagccgacaaggccgcgccggtttggcgctcctaggctccagatgaaaaagtcggcgaccgctctcctcactgccgccttgccgcctctacgcaagccgcctctccgctccgcaaacccgcagcccggagatgttgctcacggcggtccagctcgccagagctccagcgcggcgacccaggcaaggcatcgcccgctccgctccgctccgctccagcgcttcagcgctccaatgcagtgccgccacgcaggccgaggtgctgggtggttcccgccaagaaacggcgctccaagcccgctggtaggccacgacgacgggtcgacgggcagcccggaaaaaaggctgccacaccgaccaggtagggacctataaataaagtaacacctacccccccacattaaaagaccatatcccctacaaacaaaaaaacaggactcactaaaaactaaaaaaaaaacgaatttaagacggacggctgctgctagcagccgttcaccaagatggctcctcctactGTTGATATCATTACCAATGTGGGGTCCAAGGACAAGTTAAGTCACGTCAagttcattgtcatatgcaccaagtATAGTAAGGTATAGGTACAATAAAAATATTGCTTGCAGCAGCTAAGACACAGAATCTGAcaatacagaaaaaaaaatcatatataAATTACTCAAATCCTGCAAGACAGTTAAAAAAAGGACTGCAGAAATAATGCATTAGTCCACGAAACACAGttagaaaaaaaaacaagccCATGGTGTGTAAGAAGTGGTCCTAATAATAGTCAAAGTTATACAGCAGAGAAATagacataatgtgtaggaaagaactgcagatgctggtttaaatcaaaggtagacacaaaatgctggagtaactcagcatctttcgagaaaaggaatgggtgacgtttcgggtcgagacccttactcagactgatgtcaggggagtgggcggaccAGAGATAATATGTAGTCGAGACAGTTAGACTGATAggagaagagatgctgcctgtcctgctgagtgactgcagcattttgtgtctaccccggaGAAATAGACACTCTGGCTCATGTCTATATCTATATCAAGTGGCTTTCTATAATAATCCCATTTATCAGCACTTGGTTTATAACTGTGACCACAATAAAGGGTTTTGATGCCCCTAATGTAAAGAAAACATTATTTGTTCCTACTCTTCTATGTACCAAAACGTAACTTGACTCTTTCTGGACCTCTGCTGGGGGAAAAAACACATCCATGTGTCttgttattctgaaatggagatgAAGACCCATCAAATCATGTCTCACTCCTAATCATTCACGGGATTCATCCCACACTACAAAAATAACTTGTAAATGTGGCTTACATTTGAGTTGTCATGTAAAGCTAACATTATTCCCTGTTTTGTTTAGTTATCCAATAGGATTTGTTTGGTTCTTCGAGCATTTGATAAATAATGAACTTTAAAAGAAAGATGGAGAAAAAACGAAGATAAAAATCGTAAGCTTCTCAAAT contains:
- the arl3 gene encoding ADP-ribosylation factor-like protein 3 isoform X1: MEKGGGGKGRRAEGLLSILRKLKSAPDQEVRILLLGLDNAGKTTLLKQLASEDISHITPTQGFNIKSVQSQGFKLNVWDIGGQRKIRPYWRNYFENTDVLIYVIDSADRKRFEETGQELAELLDEEKLSGVAVLIFANKQDLLTAAPASEIAEGLNLHTIRDRVWQIQSCSALTGEGVQDGMNWVCKNVNSKKK
- the arl3 gene encoding ADP-ribosylation factor-like protein 3 isoform X2, with product MGLLSILRKLKSAPDQEVRILLLGLDNAGKTTLLKQLASEDISHITPTQGFNIKSVQSQGFKLNVWDIGGQRKIRPYWRNYFENTDVLIYVIDSADRKRFEETGQELAELLDEEKLSGVAVLIFANKQDLLTAAPASEIAEGLNLHTIRDRVWQIQSCSALTGEGVQDGMNWVCKNVNSKKK